In Cervus elaphus chromosome 5, mCerEla1.1, whole genome shotgun sequence, the following proteins share a genomic window:
- the LOC122695032 gene encoding keratin-associated protein 3-3, with amino-acid sequence MACCAPLCCSVPTSPATTICSSDKFCRCGVCLPSTCPHTVWLLEPTCCDNCPPPCHIPQPCVPTCFLLNSSQPTPGLETINLTTYTQPSCEPCIPSCC; translated from the coding sequence ATGGCTTGCTGTGCTCCCCTCTGCTGCAGCGTCCCCACCAGCCCCGCCACCACCATCTGCTCCTCTGACAAATTCTGCAGGTGTGGAGTCTGCCTGCCCAGCACCTGCCCACACACAGTCTGGCTACTCGAGCCAACCTGCTGTGACAACTGCCCCCCACCTTGCCACATTCCTCAGCCCTGTGTGCCCACCTGCTTCCTGCTCAACTCTTCCCAGCCCACCCCAGGCCTGGAAACCATCAACCTCACAACCTACACTCAGCCCAGCTGTGAGCCCTGCATCCCAAGCTGCTGCTGA